From Anopheles funestus chromosome 3RL, idAnoFuneDA-416_04, whole genome shotgun sequence, a single genomic window includes:
- the LOC125771631 gene encoding uncharacterized protein LOC125771631 produces MFDCFCLWPPLQATDPDKNVPFETFPNQRVPSSVDSSYVAELLRQLYGYRVRYAPYLHRYALLINAIETVLALYALLTQAGWDHRLQWRPLWHIPKYLRINFALVVSLLTIYSNLAAIVGLLTYRTFLLWPYICLHLGTFALELWYLVGKKLALLPSVCLRKFDLNVCQNETDKWWSPLMVFLPGFNLSIVIAIYLHVDGLKPDVGTVPGTVWNTF; encoded by the exons ATGTTTGACTGTTTTTGTCTTTGGCCACCGCTGCAGGCAACCGATCCGGACAAAAACGTGCcatttgaaacttttcccaaTCAGCGTGTACCGTCGTCGGTGGACAGTTCGTACGTTGCCGAACTGCTGCGCCAGCTGTACGGTTACCGGGTGCGGTATGCACCGTACCTTCACCGGTACGCCTTGCTGATCAACGCCATCGAAACG GTGCTGGCGCTGTATGCACTGCTGACACAAGCCGGCTGGGACCATCGGCTGCAATGGCGTCCACTGTGGCACATTCCGAAGTATTTGCGAATCAATTTCGCCCTGGTCGTGTCGCTGCTAACCATCTACTCGAATCTGGCAGCGATCGTTGGTTTGCTAACG TATCGAACGTTTCTACTTTGGCCATACATTTGTCTCCATCTCGGCACGTTCGCACTGGAACTGTGGTACCTGGTGGGCAAAAAGCTGGCACTGCTACCGTCAGTTTGCTTACGGAAGTTTGACCTAAATGTTTGCCAAAACGAAACGGACAAATGGTGGTCCCCATTGATGGTTTTCCTGCCCGGCTTCAATCTATCGATAGTGATCGCCATTTACCTGCACGTGGATGGCCTAAAACCTGACGTCGGTACGGTACCCGGTACGGTGTGGAACACGTTCTGA